A DNA window from Candidatus Ancaeobacter aquaticus contains the following coding sequences:
- a CDS encoding STAS/SEC14 domain-containing protein: protein MIEILPESQGNVLGVKGIDKLTDQDYKEVLIPKLEEILKEYGKCRFVFVFGENFHGWELGAAWDDAKFGMSHKDDFEKIAVVSDAKWIEWSTKVSGHFMQGQLKTYKTDQLQEAWDWTKS, encoded by the coding sequence ATGATCGAGATCTTACCGGAAAGTCAGGGCAATGTATTAGGGGTAAAAGGCATTGATAAACTTACGGATCAGGATTACAAAGAAGTATTGATCCCAAAATTAGAAGAAATATTGAAGGAATACGGTAAATGCCGTTTTGTTTTTGTATTCGGTGAAAATTTTCATGGTTGGGAGCTCGGTGCAGCATGGGACGATGCAAAATTTGGTATGTCTCATAAAGATGATTTTGAGAAGATTGCAGTCGTAAGTGATGCTAAATGGATTGAATGGTCAACAAAGGTGAGCGGCCATTTCATGCAGGGACAGTTAAAAACATATAAAACTGACCAATTGCAGGAAGCATGGGATTGGACAAAGTCTTAA
- the alr gene encoding alanine racemase — translation MSNAWAEIDLVSLQHNIAFIRRCVGENVSIMAIVKADAYGHGATEVVRSLLENNISWFGVANVSEGKRVRALSADCNILILGQLFTEHIADIVSARLTPIVCDIDMARALDDEAKASGIIIPIHVKIDTGMGRVGVWHEDVSEFMRDIKELTHLRAEGFLSHFPCSDEDIEYSLSQIAVFKAVTSADRRPNETLLHMANSAAILTIPESYFDMVRPGIIMYGLYPSTEFKKKYDIQPVLSLKSKVSFIKKTGPGRTISYGKTHVVENATTIATIPLGYGDGYNRLLSNKGRVLIRGEYAPLVGRVTMDQIMVDVGHIPEVRVGDEVVLIGRQGDNEITVEEIARITGTIPYEVVCGISKRVERVYSSNQCISQSELT, via the coding sequence ATGTCAAACGCGTGGGCAGAGATAGACCTTGTGTCATTACAGCATAACATTGCTTTTATTAGACGATGTGTAGGTGAAAATGTCAGTATAATGGCAATTGTAAAAGCTGATGCGTACGGCCATGGCGCGACCGAGGTTGTTCGATCACTATTAGAGAACAATATTAGCTGGTTTGGTGTTGCGAATGTATCTGAAGGAAAAAGGGTTCGAGCACTGAGTGCTGATTGTAATATATTGATCTTGGGACAGCTTTTTACGGAACACATAGCAGATATTGTTTCCGCGCGACTAACGCCGATAGTGTGTGATATAGATATGGCGCGAGCCTTAGACGATGAGGCAAAGGCCAGTGGTATCATTATTCCAATTCATGTGAAGATTGATACCGGTATGGGGAGAGTAGGTGTATGGCACGAAGATGTAAGTGAATTTATGAGAGACATAAAAGAGTTAACGCATTTACGTGCTGAGGGATTCTTATCGCATTTTCCCTGTTCAGATGAAGATATTGAGTATTCATTATCGCAAATTGCGGTTTTTAAAGCAGTGACCAGTGCTGATCGACGTCCGAATGAAACGCTCCTTCACATGGCCAATAGTGCAGCTATTTTAACTATTCCCGAATCATACTTTGACATGGTGCGGCCGGGGATTATTATGTATGGTCTTTATCCAAGCACAGAATTCAAAAAGAAGTATGATATTCAGCCAGTACTTTCATTAAAGTCAAAAGTGTCTTTTATTAAGAAAACCGGGCCGGGAAGAACCATAAGTTATGGGAAAACACATGTTGTTGAGAATGCGACAACTATTGCAACAATACCTTTAGGGTATGGAGACGGCTATAACAGGCTGCTGTCTAATAAGGGACGGGTATTAATAAGAGGCGAGTATGCACCACTTGTGGGGAGAGTTACAATGGATCAGATCATGGTAGATGTAGGGCATATACCGGAGGTGCGTGTTGGAGATGAAGTGGTTTTGATAGGGCGGCAGGGGGATAATGAGATAACAGTAGAAGAAATTGCACGTATTACGGGAACAATACCATATGAAGTTGTGTGCGGAATAAGTAAGAGGGTGGAGAGGGTGTATAGCAGTAATCAGTGTATTTCTCAGTCTGAATTAACTTGA
- the tsaE gene encoding tRNA (adenosine(37)-N6)-threonylcarbamoyltransferase complex ATPase subunit type 1 TsaE: MHTITKSENETFSLAKKFSKKLRNGDVIALIGELGAGKSVFTRGLLYGCGITDKYIASPTFTLINIYHGKKTVYHFDVYRLSDPQELYDLGYEEYFFGDGITIIEWADKIEDYLPKEHTKVEMKVISETGRYISIKKG; this comes from the coding sequence GTGCATACAATAACAAAAAGTGAGAATGAAACATTTTCTCTTGCGAAAAAATTTTCTAAAAAATTGCGTAACGGAGACGTTATCGCTCTTATTGGCGAGCTTGGCGCGGGTAAATCAGTCTTTACTCGAGGGTTACTCTACGGGTGTGGTATTACCGATAAGTATATAGCGAGTCCAACATTTACATTAATAAATATATATCACGGTAAAAAAACAGTGTATCATTTTGATGTCTATCGTTTGAGTGATCCTCAAGAGTTATATGATTTAGGGTATGAAGAATATTTTTTTGGTGATGGCATAACGATTATTGAATGGGCTGACAAGATTGAAGATTATTTGCCCAAAGAACATACAAAAGTAGAAATGAAAGTGATTTCAGAAACTGGTCGGTACATATCAATAAAAAAAGGGTAA
- the tsaB gene encoding tRNA (adenosine(37)-N6)-threonylcarbamoyltransferase complex dimerization subunit type 1 TsaB yields the protein MNVLGIETSTNQGSIAIVSAKKLIKEITISKDCSHSRNLVNKVDTLLGKQKLTLNDIDIVVVGRGPGSFTGIRIGAAFVQGVQTALTMPTYGVSAFDNVAYEIGHCPDIDLTKHAYVVVLFDARRDEYYCRIFKNEKGKLIQYKKDSIVTLGKLKRYYKNALFVGPDVSQAEALGLEVYIREPKASRSALLIANATKKNLREYQSIEPIYLRKTQAEERRLEALKKKKKEC from the coding sequence ATGAATGTGCTTGGAATAGAGACGTCAACGAACCAAGGTTCGATAGCGATTGTATCAGCTAAAAAATTAATAAAAGAGATTACGATATCAAAAGATTGTAGTCATTCAAGAAATCTTGTTAATAAAGTTGATACGCTCCTTGGTAAGCAGAAATTAACGCTCAATGATATTGATATTGTTGTGGTTGGCAGGGGTCCAGGATCCTTTACCGGTATACGAATCGGTGCAGCATTTGTTCAGGGAGTACAAACTGCTCTTACTATGCCGACATATGGTGTATCAGCATTTGATAATGTTGCCTATGAAATAGGACATTGTCCCGATATTGATTTAACGAAACATGCATATGTAGTCGTTCTTTTTGACGCTCGCCGTGATGAATATTACTGTAGAATATTCAAAAATGAAAAGGGGAAGCTTATTCAATACAAAAAAGACAGTATAGTAACACTTGGGAAATTGAAACGGTATTATAAGAATGCGTTATTTGTAGGGCCTGATGTGAGTCAGGCAGAAGCTTTAGGACTTGAGGTGTATATCAGGGAGCCGAAAGCTTCTCGTAGCGCACTTCTGATTGCTAATGCGACAAAAAAGAATTTAAGAGAATACCAATCGATTGAACCAATATATTTGCGTAAAACACAAGCCGAAGAGAGGCGTTTAGAAGCATTAAAAAAGAAAAAGAAAGAGTGTTGA
- the thiS gene encoding sulfur carrier protein ThiS, whose protein sequence is MQININGKNMNIGERCTLSVLTKSKGLNKDAIVIEHNGEIVSKDKWFETYINNDDTIEIVNYVGGG, encoded by the coding sequence ATGCAGATAAATATTAATGGAAAAAATATGAACATTGGTGAGAGGTGCACTTTATCAGTTCTTACAAAGTCTAAAGGACTGAATAAAGACGCGATAGTCATTGAACATAATGGTGAAATAGTCTCAAAAGATAAATGGTTCGAAACATATATTAATAATGATGATACGATTGAAATAGTAAATTACGTTGGTGGTGGATGA